The following DNA comes from Riemerella anatipestifer ATCC 11845 = DSM 15868.
TATGGTATTTTGAGCTATGGTAAGTACCCAAGTTTTAAATTGAAAATTAGGGTCGTAAAGGTCTATTTTTGACAACACTTTAGAGAATACATTTACTGTAATTTCGTCGGCTTCGGTTTCATTCTTCACTTTCTTCATCACAAAGGAAAACACACTTACCCAAAACTTATTGATAAGCCTTGTTTGGGATTTTTGATCCTTATTTTTTGCTTTTTCTATAAGAACTAATAAAGCCTCTTCTTCCACTGTACTGAAAATATCGCACAAATATAAAGAACAAATAGCCAATAAAAAAGAGTCTCCTAAGTTTTACCGAAATTAAAAAGATTTTTATAGTTTCCAAAAACTTTTAATCATATAAACAAAAAAGTTCAAACGATTTGTTTGAACTTCCAAAGTTGTGGTCCCACCTGGGCTCGAACCAGGGACCACCTGATTATGAGTCAGGTGCTCTAACCAACTGAGCTATAGGACCCATAAAATTCAGCGGTTGAATTTTGTGTTTGCAAAAATACGCTTTTTTATTTAATCTCCAAATTTTTTATTACTTTATTTAATGTATTTTTACTGAAAATCTATAAGTATAGTAAGTAATGGATATATAATTATTTTATTATCAGTTTTTTATTTGATGCTGTAGCTAAAATAAAAATTATACATTAAGTAGCTGATTTGCTATTGTAGGTTCATTTTGGCAATTTTCCGTATATTTAAAACAAATGTACTAACTTTGCACTAGTTATGGAAAGTAATAGACAAAGAAAGATAGCTCAAATTATACAGGAAGATTTTTCCGAGCTTTTTAGAAAACAAGCGGCTGATAGTAAAGCACAATTTTTAATATCTGTTTCTGATGTAAAGGTAACAGCTGATTTAGGAATTGCTAAGATTTATCTAAGTATTTTTCCTCAGAATTATCGTGAAGCAATAATGAAAGAGATTGAAGCAAATAAATCTCAATACCGTCATTTTATAGGTAATAAAATGGCAAAGCAGGTTCGTGTAATACCTCAGTTAAGTTTTTATTTAGACACTAGTTTAGACGAAGTTGAAAGGATAGAAAAAGAACTAAAAGGCGAAGGCGATAATCCTGTACTCTAAAAAGGTAAAACATTGAAAAACACTCCTTTTTATATAGCAAAACGTTATCTATTGGCAAAAAAAGGCAGTCAAGCGGTAAGTTTTATTACTGGTTTGGCAGCTATAGCTATGATGGTAGCGGTAGCAGCTATGTTTATTATTGTGTCCGTTTTTTCAGGTTTAGAAGAGCTCAATAAGGATTTAGTAGAAGATTTACACGCCGATTTAACCATTACTAGCACTCGTGGAAAAACCTTAGAGAATATAGATAAAATTACTGATGTACTAGGACAGAATAAATCCATATCATCTTTTTCTAAAGTTATAGAAGAAAAGGTCTATCTAGACTATAATAATAATGGAGAAATAGCCTATATAAGAGGCGTAGATTCGGTTTATGCTAAGGTTAATCCTATACAGAATAGTATTTTTTTCGGAAGTTATCTTTCGTTTGACTATACCAATGATATTGTCATGGAGAATGGACTCAATTCTAGATTATCCATTCCAGTAGGTTCTGATAAAGATTATGCACAGCTTTTTATGCCTAAGCCGGGGAAAGGTATTATAAACAAAGAGTCTGATATATTTAACAAAAAAGAGGTTTTTGCAATAGGGGTTTTTAATGGTAAAGACCAACTTAATAGTTATGTCATAGCTCCTATAGAGCTGACTCAGGAACTCCTAAACCTGCCCAAAGGTACCGCTTATAGCATTGTGATTAAACTGAAAGATAGTGCTAACGCCAATGTCGTTAAAAAAGATTTAGAGGGTAAGCTTACGCATGTTAAGATAAGCACCAAAGAGGAAGAAAATGCAGCTTTTTGGA
Coding sequences within:
- the rbfA gene encoding 30S ribosome-binding factor RbfA, which encodes MESNRQRKIAQIIQEDFSELFRKQAADSKAQFLISVSDVKVTADLGIAKIYLSIFPQNYREAIMKEIEANKSQYRHFIGNKMAKQVRVIPQLSFYLDTSLDEVERIEKELKGEGDNPVL
- a CDS encoding ABC transporter permease, with product MKNTPFYIAKRYLLAKKGSQAVSFITGLAAIAMMVAVAAMFIIVSVFSGLEELNKDLVEDLHADLTITSTRGKTLENIDKITDVLGQNKSISSFSKVIEEKVYLDYNNNGEIAYIRGVDSVYAKVNPIQNSIFFGSYLSFDYTNDIVMENGLNSRLSIPVGSDKDYAQLFMPKPGKGIINKESDIFNKKEVFAIGVFNGKDQLNSYVIAPIELTQELLNLPKGTAYSIVIKLKDSANANVVKKDLEGKLTHVKISTKEEENAAFWKMINTEKLMIYLIFGLVIFITTFNLAGAIIILQLDKKEQSKVLISLGMTKQSLRKIYFYTGGLVVIFGVLAGLIIGTLICLFQIQTGLFKAGELLPFPVKIEMRNYLVVMGTALFLGLGVSYVFSKINKSYLSFR